One window from the genome of Trabulsiella odontotermitis encodes:
- a CDS encoding cytochrome o ubiquinol oxidase subunit IV codes for MSHATDHGASHGSVKTYMTGFILSIILTAIPFWMVMNGTASHGVILGTILATAVVQILVHLVCFLHMNSKSDEGWNLTAFVFTILIIAIVVIGSIWIMWNLNYNMMVR; via the coding sequence ATGAGTCATGCAACCGATCACGGCGCTTCCCACGGTAGCGTAAAAACGTACATGACAGGATTTATCCTGTCGATCATCCTGACGGCCATTCCGTTCTGGATGGTGATGAACGGTACTGCGTCCCACGGTGTCATTCTTGGCACCATCCTGGCGACCGCAGTGGTACAGATTCTGGTGCACCTGGTTTGCTTCCTGCATATGAACAGCAAGTCTGATGAGGGTTGGAACCTGACGGCCTTCGTCTTCACTATACTGATCATTGCGATTGTGGTGATAGGTTCAATCTGGATTATGTGGAACCTCAACTACAACATGATGGTTCGATAA